GGCACTCATCCCTTTGTGAGGGGGTTTTAACCTCACAACAGTCACCAGGGAAATGATGAAGTGTCTTCCTTTAGCAGCTCATCCTGAACACCGAGCCCCAGCCTCCTGGCCCCCAAATTAGGACTCAGAAGGAGgattaaatgcttttaatgtCATTAAATACCAAGGTCTGATTGTCAGGGTTGAAATGCAGCAAGTGCAAGGGGACTTGTTTCACTTGTTTAAAAACGCTTCCTTTTCTGGCAGATTTGGGTGATAACTTGAGTGTTTCCCTTTGGCATCAAGGAGCCCCCAGGCCCTCTCTCAAGAACACTGTGTTCTACAGCACCCTCAGAGCTTCTCCCTGCCAAGCAGCCATGGAGAAGGAGCAGAGAAGCCCAGTTTCCATCTGCATATGGCTTCAAGCTTGGCTGCCATCATGGTGACAGCGGAGTGACAAACACATCCACAGGGaagctctccaggctgagccTGAGCCTGCTCAGGCAGGAGCATATAAAGAAGCGATCCCCAAGGTGTGGAGCCCAGGGCAGAGAAACCGGCCTGTGCTGCGCTCTGCAAGGCCAGACCCAGGCCGTGAGCACCCACACGGGCTAAAAGGGAGTGGGCTCACTGAATCTCACAATGGTTcaggttgaaaaggaccttaaagctcctccagccccaacccctgccacgggcagggaccccctCCACAgcgcagcttgctccaagcccccgtgtccagcctggccttgagcactgccagggacaacCGTTTAAAGCCGctcccccttgtcccatccctacaCGTCCCTGTGCATGCGGCGGCGTCCCGGGGCCGGCTCGGCGGGGCGAACCCGCCCGCAGCCCAGCTGCTCCGCATGgcccgggcccggccccggggATGCCGCCCTGCGCCCCGCCTCCCCCCCACGGGCTGAGCCCCACACGAGGGGGCCCGAAGCGGAGGCCGGGGGGTGCCGGGCGCGGCCCCGAGGGTGCCTCATGCGCGCTCCCGCCGCGGCCCCGCGATACCCCCGCGGCTCTGCGCCTGCGTGCAGgcccctttcccctcctccccttgcGCGGGCCTTTTCTGCGCAGGCGCAAGCGCCTCTCACGCCAGCCAGGGCGCGGTCACGTTCGGCAGTGCGGCGTGACGCTCCCGGCAAGCCGTCCAATCAGCGCCGTCCCTTCCTGTGCGTGCTGGCGTCATACGGAGGCGGTATATAAGCGGGCCGCTCCAGTCCCGCCCCCCTGACAGCGTCTCGAGCCGCCGCCGTGAGAGCATCCTCCGCCGAGAGCCGCTCCCGTCGCCTCCTCCCCGccgcctccgccgccgccgccccgcgaAGGGAAGCGTACCGTATATCGTATGTCCGCTATCCAGAACCTCCAGCCCTTCGGTGAGCCttccgggcggcggcggcggccgggccgggccgggaggGGGAGCGGCCTGGGagccccgccccgcggccccgcccgTGGCGCAGTTGCTATTCCTGGCGCCGGTTGCGTCAGgcgcgggcggggcggggcggggggggcggaGCCGGCGGCGGAAGGGGCGGGTCTTTGGAGTGACGGGCGGGCGGGGCGGCCAATGGGAGCGCGGAGGGCGGGCTGTAACCGGCGCTGTCCGCAGACCCCTTTGCTGATGCAAGTAAGGGTGATGACCTGCTCCCTGCCGGCACTGAGGACTACATCCATATAAGGATCCAGCAGCGGAACGGCAGGAAGACCCTCACCACAGTCCAGGGCATCGCGGATGACTACGATAAAAAGAAACTGGTGAAAGCCTTCAAAaaggtgggtgctggggcacgggggctggggaaggaggctTGGGGCAGGCTGGGGGCTTGCAGCAGCGTTTTCTGTTTGCATGGTCCTGAGGAGGCTTCTGTGTGTTGTAGAAATTTGCCTGCAATGGTACTGTAATTGAACACCCTGAGTATGGAGAAGTGATTCAGCTGCAAGGTGACCAGCGCAAGAACATATGCCAGTTCCTCGTAGAGGTAGGATGACACAGAATCATCAAATCACAAAgtagtttgggtttgaaggaaCCTTAAACCTCatgcagtcccaacccctgccacaggcagggaccccttccaccagagcagcttgctccaagcgcctgtgtccaacctggccttgagcactgccagggatggggcagccacagcttctctgggcaccctgtgccagcgcctcagcaccctcacagggaagagcttctgcctaagagctcagctcagtctacCCTATGGGAAGGTTAAAGCCATCCTCAGTTGCCTGCAAGTCCCAGCTAAATGCTTAACTAAATAGAAGGCACTATGTTAATAACGCCTGTTCCCATAGCACTAGATGAGCAGGCTGAGGGGACTCACTTTCTCTTTACATTCTTGCTGGAGGCACACACTGTCCAGCAAGGTTTCAAAGTGCGGTCTGACCTTTGATGCGAACTTCAGGGGGGAAGCAGAGATTTGGTGCAGGGATGGTGCAGTGGCCTCTCTGCTTCGGTGTGCTGAAaagtgcattttctttcttgcagaTTGGACTGGCTAAAGACGACCAGCTGAAAGTCCATGGGTTTTAAGTGCCTGTGGGTCACTGAAGCTTTATGCAAGAAGATTTCCTTACCATGAAATTCCCATCTGTCCCTTGTCATAAGTTTAAAACCAGCCGGTTTGTGTAATGTAACGATCTTGGGTCCACTGTTCAGTCTGGACTAGTGTATTTCAGTGATGTAATaaactggccacagcccatgcTATCTCGTCTTGCTGTCCCTCATTTCACAGAGGTAAATGGGGAGTTGGGCGTGCTCCAGCCTGAAGCCAAAAGTATCCAGATGTTCCAAGCTAAGCCAAGGGATTGGGCCTGTCAGTCTGGAGACTGCCTGAATCGCTCCTCTGTTTGGCTGCTCCTCCATTCCGATGGATGGGAATTCTTGCCATGCCTTCTGCGGTCCCACACAGAGCGAGGCACCAAGCGTGAGCTGTGACATGGTGCGGGGAGATTGCGCCTTCCCTCTGGGCAGCGCTGGCTCCTGGTGGCAGAGGCATTTGGGGAAGCTTTTCAGTCAGAACAAGAGGAGTCACAGAAGAGCGACTGGATGTCTGTGGTCCCAGCCAGGCAGGTGCTGGTACCCTGCAAGCACCAAGGTACCGGGGTAGTGCACCCAAACAAGCTGTTGCTTGAGGTTAAACTTCTGACAAGGGATCAGATTTGGACTAATGTAATGAGTATCCTTGTAGGTAGAGCTGTCGAGCCTGTGTGTTACTAGCAACCGCTGCCTAATGCCCTGTGAAGTAACAGATTCCTGGTTTctcttttaatgttttatgtAATGTATTTAAAgtcttatttaaataaaaatggttttcaaaagcagttgCTTGCTGGATTCCCTCACTTGCTGGAGCCAGGCGAGCAGCAATGCTGGCTCTCTGCTTTGGGAGCTCAGTGGACTTCCCTcttgctgcagggagcagtgctGGGGTCCTGGGTGTGCTGGGTGTGTTTCCTGTTGGAAGGGGAGCACCCTGGGTGCTGTGCCTCCTGTGTGGATTCATTCCGTCCCTGCAAGGGCACCAGGTCTCCTGCTTGTTGGGTTCCTGTGTGCTGGGTGCTTGTGCTTCCAGCAGTGACAAACTACTGCAGTGAGGGCCAGGGGGTCTGGGGAGGCCGCTTGTCCCTTGTGTAGTGGCAGAAACAGGGACCTGCCTGGGAGCAGCTTTGTGCCTCTTGTCAGCTTTTGAAGAACTGAGTTGTGTTTGTTCACTGCCTGCAATGATCCCGgttttccagccctgctccatgtGCCGCAGTGGAGCACCAGGTTCACCTCACGCCATTTACTTCCCTAAGAGACTTTGCTCTTGGAAACCAAATTGCCACAATTATGCAAAGCTCCTCTGAACCCACTGAAGAGGGAGGTGACCTCGAGCCCTACCTGCACCTCGCGCTGTGCTGTGCGTGCCAGCAGCCTGCTCTCTGGGCAGCTTCTGCTCCAGGAATTCCacttccctgcctgcaccaAGCGGGGCTCTCCCAGCAGCTCACAGGCTTCTGCATGCAAGAGGGAGGCATCAGCTTGGCCCAGTGTGGCCCAAGAGAGCCAGACCCGGCTGGGCAGCGGCAAGGGTGCTGCCACCACCCTGTTGCCCTGGTCCCATCCTGTCAGGGTGCACCCAGGGCTGGGAGAAGGGAGCAGCACCCCAGGGTCAGGCTGCAAACTTGCGTCAAGGCGCTGCCGAGCCCACGGCACTGGAGGAAGCAGCCGCTGCGTCCCAGTGACCCTGATGGCTCATTTGGCCCAGATTGAGCCATTAAAAGCCAGAAATTGCAAAACAATTTGTTTGCTCCTTGTAAAAACCGCTCCTTGGAGCGAGGAATCGATCGCGTGGGGCTGGGGcgctgctgccttcctgcccaTTCAAAGCccatttgttttggggttgtttgagGAGCACCGATACCGGCACGGTGAGCGCTGGCAGTGAAGAGCAGCCGGTTCCTCGCTCCACGGGTGTTATTGAAGGAGGGAGCCAAATGTTCTCCACAAATCGATGAGGGTAAACGGGGGCCAGGGGAGCCATCGATACTGGAAGAGTTGGTGGCAGCAGATAGGATGGATACGGGATGCAGGGGTGACGCGTTACCGAGCCCTGTGGTGCACAGTGTGTCCCCAGAGACGCAGGCAGTGAGCGGTGCCCACCGGTCCCAGAGCACCCCAAAGCGTTTTGGGGTAACAGGAGAGACAGAGGCTGCAGAAAGGGGCTTCTTTGCAGCAtgtggctgagcagagcagttCCCTGCAGCACATCTGGCCAGCTGTGACTCCACCAAGGCCAAGGGCTGCAGGCGGGGGTACACCTGCATGTACATACAGCTGCATGTACTCCTATAGATTGTAGCTAGTTATGTATCCATCTACATGCATACCtacatgtatgtgcatgtatatgtaGCGCTCTATGTACATACATGTAGGACTCTATAAGCATTTCtgagtgtatatatatatatacacatatgggGTGTGCATGTTTAGCTAGATAACTACCTATACTTTTTTGCACACATATGTGCAATTCAAGCCAAGTACCCTGTAGCTTGCTCCACTGAGTCTCTTATTTCTGTATGTCCCTCTGTAGCTACATATGCAAAGCCCTGTCTCCATATGTATACACTGTACGTACAGCtgtatatgtgcatgtataGCTCTCTATGCATATggatgtgtgtgtctgtatatatGGCTGTATCACTGTCACGCTCTGCAttcatgtgtatatatttacatGTGTATGCATGTTAGGCATGTGTGTTTGCATATACACACGTCTACAGCTACAGCTATACctatatatgtttatatgtatCTGCACACATACATAGCTCTGGGTGTGCGTACATTGATCTGTTTCATACAGATGTGTCTATGAAATACAAAGCTGGAGATAGAAGGGAGGGATAAAACGCTGTGCACTTATACCCATACACATACAACCACTGCCAGCAGCCTCCTGTCGTCTCCATATAGAGACGTATGCACACGCACTCACACACACGTATGTGTACACACGCAGACACCCTCCATGTGTGTCCATCTGTCCGTGCGTCCCGGGGCTCTGCGGGTGGGTTCGGAGCCGCCCCAGGGTGGGGCAGTGGCGGCGGTGCCTttaaaagcagagctgagcccTGGCTTGAGGCACCGCCGAGCCCGGAGCCAGCAGGTGAGCCCCGGagggctggggacagggatggatgGGGGGGACCagaggggagggatggaggggatgTGGGGACCAGCTCCAGGGATGAGcgcttgctgcctgcctggcagtgttcaaggagcTCTGGGCAACACGGTTTAGTTTTAGGTAATCCTGCGAGGCACAAGGAGTTGGGCTCAGTCCTCATGGCTCCTTTCCAACTTGAGTCCATTCTAGGGGACCTGGGGACCAACCGGGAGATAGGGATGGACAAGACTTGGGGAccagctgggagggagggatggagaagagctGGGGACCAGCCaggggggatggaggggacTGGGGGACCTGCTGGGATGGACAGAGGGGATTTGTGAACTGGCCATGTCCTGCGGATGAGCTTCCCGCAGGGGTCACCCCTTGCCACAGGCTGAGCATGTGTCCCCTGTCCCATGGCTGCAGCCCCTCCGCTCCCCTTCCCCGCTCAGTCTCTCCACAGCCATGAAGGTGAAGGTTTGCATCGGCCTCATCCTCACCATGGCAGCCACCGCCTGCCTGTGCCGGCCCGCAGCAGAGGCCCCACGCGCTGGGGGGGatcccccccagcccccaggCAGCCTGGTCCAGCGGGACTGGCCAGAGGCCCTGTCCCAGGAGCAGAAGCACCTCATCTCCAGGGTCCTGCCCCACATCTTCACAGGTACCGCGAGGTGCAGGGGGGGCAGCTCTAGGGGGAGGCTCTGTAAGGCACAGCCCGGCACCCCCGTGCCAACCCCCAGCCCGGGGCAGCAATAACCCCGCTGGCCTTGCCTCGGCAGAGCTGAGGGACCACAAGGGCTACGAGGGGATGGAGGATCTGCACGACCTCTACTACCCCGACTGGATGGACTTCGGCCGCCGCAGTGCCGAGGACTCGATGGATGCTGTGTAGTGGCCGCGCCGTGCAGAGCACCAGCGCGCTCAGTGCACGTCCCTTCCTGCAATAAAGCCTTGGCACTACCGGTGCTGCTGGTCTTTGCTGGGaggagttgggggggggggagatggaCGGTGGGAttcacccccagccccagcaggaagcacagggcagatccagcacagcagcagacacagcacacaggagctgcttcACTCACGTTTATTTGACAGGGACAGGACGGGGGGTGAGAGATGCAGCTGCGGGAGCAGCAGCTACACCCCAAGAAACACCGACTGCAGGTGACCCCCGAGCcaggggtgctgctgctgctactcaGTGCACAGGAAAGTCTAAACCCAGCATCCCTTTTCGATGTCAGCCCAGCTGCTGGCCAGGGCCAGCCACGGGTGGGAGACCTCACCCTGGCCCCCAGGACCACCCCATCACCCCCTTCGCTGCAGCAGCCCCAAAGGGCCGAGCGGCTCCGGGGACAGgctcagcagaagcaggaaCAGTTTTTATTGCTAGGAACTGACTCCTGTGAGGGGTCTGTGCCCCCACAGCAGGGGACAGGGGCAGCGGAACCTCCCCGGAGCCCCACCACCACGCACAGGACCCTGCGCACAGGGCAGGTGGAGTTTTCGGTGGCAAAGGGAGGGCAGATTGCCGTGGTGGGGGCACTGTTGCGGAGCTCACCGTGTGCAGGTGATGCCCAGCAAAACCCTTCTGCCCTGGCGCTACAGACTCAAAAGCAGGGCTCGGATGCCCTCACTCACGGAGCTGCTGCCGGTGGTGCCCGAGCGCACTCCGTACAGGCAGTGCCGGCATGGAGGGTCGGGGGCAAAGCAGAGGCGCATCGCGCTGGGCGCTCTTCCGGAGGGCTCCGCAGGCGATGCCCAGCACCGGGCTCTTGTCCCGGC
The DNA window shown above is from Lathamus discolor isolate bLatDis1 chromosome 20, bLatDis1.hap1, whole genome shotgun sequence and carries:
- the EIF1 gene encoding eukaryotic translation initiation factor 1 — protein: MSAIQNLQPFDPFADASKGDDLLPAGTEDYIHIRIQQRNGRKTLTTVQGIADDYDKKKLVKAFKKKFACNGTVIEHPEYGEVIQLQGDQRKNICQFLVEIGLAKDDQLKVHGF
- the LOC136023956 gene encoding gastrin/cholecystokinin-like peptide, with product MKVKVCIGLILTMAATACLCRPAAEAPRAGGDPPQPPGSLVQRDWPEALSQEQKHLISRVLPHIFTELRDHKGYEGMEDLHDLYYPDWMDFGRRSAEDSMDAV